The following coding sequences are from one Acidobacteriota bacterium window:
- a CDS encoding amidase family protein, which translates to MKLLIRFLGCLFIFALPFMAAIPAGAQPPRPDAAVQVMEATIAELQQWMTEGKTTSKALVQAYLARIEAYDARGPRLNAILATNANALKEAEKLDQERAAKGPRGPLHGIPIIVKDNYDTASMPTTAGSPALAGFIPSDDSFQVRKLREAGAVILAKSNMHELASGIINISAFGGQTRNPYDPDRNPGGSSGGTGAAIAASFAAIGMGSDTCGSIRIPASHNNLVGLRPTKGLSSIAGIVPLSTTQDVAGPLARTMADLAIVLDATIGEDPADPATKLAPAQTRPKFGEALDANALRGARLGTLTTLFGDAPEDQEVARIVRAALDEMKKQGATVVDIAIPNLTELLRDSSLIDFEFKGDLAAYLAARPAAPVRSLDEILQKGLYHAALESTFKRRNIAKGRDSAEYQKVLAKRKETQQAVLKVMDDQKLDALVYPTIRRKAARIGDAQAGTNCQLSASSGFPALSVPAGFTDDGLPVGIEIYGRPFADARVVALGYAFEKASPHRRPPSRTPALGTNSGAQPLAFEIIAAGGEVVPAVTARSVAKARFTFNPTTNELTYKITISDSKPDDVLFANIHRAAKGQNGPVVLIVSNRGFKEISGAHLLSEADRRSLMAGNLYLSIATRKNRAGELRAQLTAAPHAALR; encoded by the coding sequence ATGAAACTATTGATCCGATTCTTAGGCTGCCTATTCATCTTTGCGCTTCCTTTCATGGCGGCTATTCCCGCGGGCGCTCAGCCTCCGCGCCCGGACGCCGCCGTGCAGGTCATGGAAGCGACTATTGCCGAACTGCAACAGTGGATGACCGAAGGGAAGACGACCTCGAAGGCACTCGTTCAAGCCTACCTCGCGCGAATCGAGGCGTACGATGCTCGGGGCCCGCGGCTGAATGCCATCCTCGCCACCAATGCCAACGCTTTGAAGGAAGCCGAAAAGCTCGATCAGGAGCGCGCGGCGAAGGGTCCGCGTGGGCCGCTGCATGGGATTCCGATCATCGTCAAGGACAACTACGACACGGCGAGCATGCCGACCACCGCAGGCTCCCCGGCCCTCGCAGGCTTCATTCCATCCGACGACAGCTTCCAGGTTCGGAAACTGCGCGAAGCGGGAGCGGTGATTCTCGCCAAGTCCAACATGCACGAACTGGCGTCGGGAATCATCAACATCAGCGCGTTCGGTGGACAAACGCGAAATCCTTACGATCCGGATCGCAATCCGGGAGGCTCGAGCGGCGGAACCGGCGCGGCCATCGCCGCAAGCTTCGCCGCCATCGGTATGGGTAGTGACACGTGCGGTTCGATCCGCATTCCAGCATCACATAACAACCTCGTCGGACTGCGTCCAACGAAAGGGCTGTCCAGCATCGCCGGCATCGTGCCTCTGTCAACCACGCAGGATGTAGCCGGGCCGCTCGCGCGCACGATGGCGGATTTGGCGATCGTACTCGACGCAACCATCGGAGAAGATCCTGCGGATCCGGCCACCAAACTCGCGCCCGCACAGACGCGCCCAAAGTTCGGCGAAGCGCTGGACGCCAATGCGTTGAGGGGCGCGCGGCTCGGAACATTGACTACCCTGTTCGGCGATGCGCCTGAGGACCAGGAAGTGGCGCGGATAGTTCGCGCGGCGCTCGACGAGATGAAGAAGCAGGGCGCGACGGTGGTTGATATCGCGATTCCCAACCTAACCGAATTGCTGCGCGATTCGTCGCTGATTGATTTTGAGTTCAAGGGAGATTTGGCTGCCTACCTCGCGGCGAGGCCGGCAGCGCCCGTTCGATCGCTGGACGAGATTCTCCAGAAGGGGCTTTACCATGCGGCGCTCGAATCAACCTTCAAGAGAAGGAACATCGCCAAGGGGCGCGACTCCGCGGAGTATCAAAAGGTTTTGGCCAAGCGAAAGGAGACTCAGCAGGCGGTGCTCAAGGTGATGGATGACCAAAAGCTCGATGCGCTGGTGTATCCGACGATTCGCCGCAAGGCGGCCCGAATCGGAGACGCGCAGGCTGGAACGAACTGTCAACTCAGCGCTTCTTCCGGTTTTCCGGCGCTCAGCGTTCCGGCGGGCTTCACCGACGACGGGTTACCGGTCGGAATAGAGATCTACGGCAGGCCGTTCGCTGACGCTCGTGTTGTCGCGCTTGGCTATGCTTTTGAGAAAGCCTCGCCGCACCGCCGTCCACCGTCACGCACTCCAGCCCTGGGTACGAACTCTGGAGCCCAGCCGCTCGCCTTTGAAATCATCGCCGCCGGTGGCGAAGTAGTTCCTGCCGTCACGGCCAGGTCAGTCGCCAAAGCTCGCTTTACCTTCAATCCCACGACGAATGAATTGACATACAAGATCACCATCTCCGACTCGAAACCGGATGACGTTCTGTTCGCGAATATCCACCGCGCCGCCAAAGGCCAGAACGGCCCGGTCGTGTTGATCGTCTCGAATCGAGGTTTCAAGGAGATCTCGGGCGCTCACTTACTCTCCGAAGCGGATCGCCGCAGCTTGATGGCCGGCAATCTGTACCTCAGCATTGCCACGCGGAAGAACCGCGCCGGCGAACTTCGCGCTCAACTCACGGCGGCTCCACATGCGGCCTTGAGGTGA
- a CDS encoding HEAT repeat domain-containing protein: protein MRSRPEESVTIQSRHYLITAARGACVSAILISLFATAARGQEQADLRISALTKQLKQGDSFVRWRAAKALLKLGSYSKAEVPALIEALKIDEADISNRALETLVKIGADAVPALTKFYALRAVGAPAVPALIEALKDHDEDVRLGALDALREIPFFPEGNPRPATLLPILIEALKDPNPAIRSAAAQNITGPEAEAAPAYLALIEALKDQDPKVRSAAEFALGCVRLSPGHPTARVAIALLMEALKNQDSNVRSFAAYALASMRSTAKPALDTLIEASKDPDEQVRSNVARALGRIDPAADEVVATLLNSLGDADKSVRSASASALKSAPARAAIAALIEALQDREASVRRSAADSLARRDAGDAVSRLIQLMSDQDKDVRIAAINALGGIGPRAAQALVEALKHQDGNIRGGAALILGKLGVNPKALGALIEALKDQDASVRRSAALSIGSLAQGPEAKTAIPALIEALENPDESVRSRAALALSGVNPPRQRYGFIDPPPLPKSVIPILSLPKSVIPILIGALKDQDPAVISQAAEALAGIGPAAKAAVPALIESIEDRNLDVCLYATHALKNVGGKSPAIIPALIKLLKHPDRGIRNVAAEALANIGAPAIPALVKLLMGQDSALRVKSYYLLVSIDDVFGLIGALKSRDKDLRSLVLEAIEDIRVNPARSMQAPDLLFDPSRKYLFHTVRIPCTYEGDGRAIFVSELDTGTSLPILARSGGLSASVFIESGGRYYLVIDESGGEADCWTGSFWLYDVKANVFVIHAEGGIGETERGVFPLIYCEGDKATRVGTVTMKNLLNRERPLRLLPRPMHGLTLRKNTKAFDTCNQIVIIRKAGTRVLVTGKREDGSYEIYYKGAIATVPKGSLKTTK, encoded by the coding sequence ATGAGATCAAGACCGGAGGAATCAGTGACTATTCAGAGCAGACATTACTTGATCACCGCCGCTCGCGGCGCCTGCGTATCAGCGATATTGATCTCACTTTTCGCCACCGCCGCGCGGGGACAGGAGCAGGCGGACCTGAGAATTTCCGCTCTGACGAAGCAGTTGAAGCAAGGCGACAGCTTCGTTCGTTGGAGAGCCGCCAAAGCCCTGTTGAAACTCGGTTCGTATTCGAAAGCTGAGGTCCCGGCTCTGATCGAAGCGCTAAAGATCGACGAGGCAGACATCAGCAACCGTGCTCTCGAAACCCTGGTGAAGATCGGTGCGGACGCCGTTCCCGCCCTGACCAAATTTTATGCGCTCAGGGCCGTTGGCGCGCCGGCTGTACCCGCGCTGATCGAGGCGTTGAAGGACCACGACGAAGACGTGCGCCTCGGCGCACTCGATGCCCTTAGAGAGATCCCCTTTTTTCCAGAAGGCAATCCAAGACCGGCAACTCTGCTCCCAATCCTGATTGAAGCATTGAAAGATCCGAACCCAGCCATCCGCAGCGCTGCCGCCCAAAATATCACGGGCCCTGAGGCTGAAGCCGCGCCTGCTTATCTTGCGCTGATCGAGGCACTCAAGGATCAAGACCCAAAGGTCCGATCGGCTGCTGAGTTCGCCCTCGGCTGTGTTCGCCTTTCACCCGGGCACCCGACTGCGCGGGTGGCGATCGCTCTTCTCATGGAGGCTTTGAAGAACCAGGACAGCAACGTTCGGAGCTTTGCCGCGTACGCGCTTGCGAGCATGCGGTCAACCGCGAAACCCGCGTTAGATACTCTGATCGAGGCATCGAAGGACCCTGATGAACAGGTGCGCTCCAACGTCGCTCGAGCGCTTGGAAGAATTGACCCGGCCGCCGATGAAGTCGTCGCCACCCTTTTGAACTCGTTAGGCGACGCCGACAAGAGTGTCCGTAGCGCATCTGCTTCTGCGCTCAAGTCGGCTCCGGCAAGGGCAGCCATCGCCGCTCTGATCGAAGCATTGCAAGACCGCGAGGCCTCCGTACGCCGAAGCGCTGCTGATTCCCTTGCACGGCGGGATGCCGGCGACGCCGTCTCTCGTTTGATCCAATTAATGAGCGACCAGGACAAGGACGTCCGAATTGCCGCCATCAACGCCTTGGGAGGCATCGGGCCGCGAGCCGCTCAAGCTCTTGTCGAAGCATTGAAGCATCAGGATGGAAACATCCGCGGCGGCGCCGCATTGATCCTTGGAAAACTTGGGGTTAATCCAAAAGCCCTCGGCGCTCTTATCGAAGCGTTGAAGGACCAGGATGCGTCGGTTCGAAGATCCGCCGCTCTTTCGATTGGAAGTCTCGCGCAGGGGCCGGAAGCGAAGACCGCCATTCCTGCCTTGATCGAAGCGTTGGAAAACCCGGACGAGAGCGTCCGGTCCAGGGCCGCCCTGGCTCTTAGCGGCGTCAACCCACCGCGACAACGATATGGATTCATCGACCCACCTCCTCTGCCAAAGTCAGTCATTCCCATTCTTTCCCTGCCAAAGTCAGTCATTCCGATTCTCATCGGGGCGTTGAAAGATCAAGACCCTGCCGTAATAAGCCAAGCTGCCGAGGCGCTGGCAGGCATCGGGCCGGCTGCGAAGGCGGCGGTTCCTGCTTTGATCGAATCGATCGAGGATCGGAATCTAGACGTTTGCCTATATGCAACCCATGCGCTTAAGAATGTCGGGGGGAAGTCGCCCGCAATCATTCCGGCTCTGATCAAGTTGTTGAAGCATCCGGATCGAGGTATTCGAAACGTTGCTGCCGAAGCTCTGGCGAATATCGGGGCGCCGGCTATTCCAGCTCTGGTCAAGCTATTGATGGGTCAGGACAGTGCCCTCCGAGTCAAGAGCTACTATTTGTTGGTGAGCATCGACGATGTCTTCGGCTTGATTGGGGCCTTGAAGAGCCGAGACAAGGACCTTCGGAGTCTGGTTCTGGAGGCCATCGAAGATATTCGAGTGAATCCAGCGAGAAGCATGCAGGCTCCCGATCTGTTATTTGATCCCTCTCGGAAGTATTTGTTCCACACGGTGAGAATTCCATGCACATATGAAGGCGATGGCAGGGCGATTTTCGTCTCCGAATTAGACACCGGAACGAGCTTACCTATTCTCGCGAGGAGCGGAGGCCTGAGCGCCTCGGTGTTCATCGAATCTGGCGGAAGATATTACCTGGTAATCGATGAAAGCGGGGGTGAGGCCGATTGTTGGACAGGTTCGTTCTGGCTATACGATGTCAAAGCGAATGTGTTTGTGATTCACGCCGAGGGCGGAATAGGCGAGACGGAGCGCGGTGTCTTCCCATTGATCTATTGTGAGGGTGATAAAGCAACTCGCGTTGGAACAGTGACTATGAAGAACCTATTGAACAGGGAACGTCCATTGAGGTTGCTGCCACGTCCAATGCATGGACTGACTTTGAGGAAGAATACTAAGGCTTTCGACACCTGCAATCAGATCGTGATCATCCGCAAGGCAGGTACGAGGGTGTTGGTCACAGGGAAGCGCGAAGACGGCAGCTACGAGATTTACTACAAGGGAGCCATCGCAACCGTACCAAAAGGGAGTCTGAAAACGACAAAGTGA
- a CDS encoding ABC transporter permease: protein MLRYMLSRIAGLAGVLFIVSVITFALMHSVPGGPFDARALEKQQMVPENIKRQLNQKYGLNAPVWKQYTLFVRNAVFLDFGYSMAYPNRTVVGILKEQWSYSLQLGLLTLLFSTAVGVGLGIASAVKPNSILDYLGTGVSILCLVMPSFVFAILLQVVFSVWLGWLPTGGWSSPRDFIMPVLANSLAPILVFQRYTRASMRDTMKANYIRTARAKGLSKNRIMFIHVLKNALTPLLTVGGPLAAGLIVGSFFVESIFRIPGIGFYFVSAIGSRDYPMIMATTLVWTLIISLAYLITDLLYALVDPRVTLVREA from the coding sequence ATGTTGCGCTACATGCTTTCACGAATAGCCGGACTTGCCGGCGTTTTGTTCATCGTTTCGGTCATCACTTTCGCGTTGATGCATTCCGTTCCGGGTGGACCGTTTGATGCCCGCGCACTCGAAAAACAGCAGATGGTGCCCGAAAATATTAAACGCCAACTAAACCAAAAATACGGATTGAATGCGCCGGTTTGGAAGCAATATACGCTTTTTGTGCGCAATGCTGTTTTTCTTGATTTCGGTTACTCAATGGCTTATCCAAATCGAACTGTCGTCGGTATTCTTAAAGAACAATGGTCGTATTCGCTTCAGCTCGGACTTTTAACGCTTCTTTTTTCAACTGCTGTCGGTGTCGGACTCGGCATTGCTTCGGCGGTTAAACCAAATTCAATTCTCGATTATTTAGGCACAGGCGTTTCGATCCTCTGCCTTGTTATGCCGAGTTTCGTTTTCGCGATCCTTTTGCAAGTCGTCTTTTCGGTCTGGCTTGGCTGGCTTCCGACTGGCGGTTGGAGTAGCCCGCGAGATTTTATTATGCCAGTTCTAGCAAACTCTCTTGCACCAATCTTAGTTTTTCAACGTTACACGCGGGCAAGTATGCGCGATACAATGAAAGCAAATTATATCCGCACCGCTCGCGCCAAAGGCTTGAGTAAAAATCGAATCATGTTCATCCACGTTTTGAAAAACGCGCTCACGCCTCTTTTAACCGTCGGGGGACCGCTCGCAGCAGGCTTAATCGTCGGCTCGTTTTTCGTAGAGAGCATCTTTCGCATTCCGGGCATCGGGTTTTATTTCGTGTCAGCAATTGGCAGTCGTGATTACCCTATGATTATGGCGACTACACTCGTTTGGACATTGATTATCAGCCTTGCATATCTGATTACGGATTTGCTATACGCGCTGGTTGACCCGCGTGTAACTTTGGTCAGGGAAGCTTAG
- a CDS encoding ABC transporter permease, producing the protein MAMNATAIERISTKPRAISLRLFWRRFCRNKVALIAFWFIIVEVIVAVAAPYIAPYDPYKGDFLATWETPNRLHWLGTDDLGRDVLSRLLYGARISISIGILSQLAIAVVGVPIGALSGLKGGWLDYVIMRVIDVLSSLPAILFYILLMIALGAGFWNLILAMTLTGWIGIARLVRGQVLSLKKTDFIRASRAMGGGTRYIIKKHILSNVMTPVIVSIAIGIPGAMFAEAGLSFLGLGIPAPRASWGQMIGIYQAYIRTAWHLTVFPSIVLALTMLAWFLFADGIRDALDTNSNFSIVD; encoded by the coding sequence ATGGCGATGAATGCGACAGCCATAGAAAGAATTTCAACCAAGCCTAGAGCCATAAGCTTGCGGCTTTTCTGGCGGCGTTTTTGCCGCAACAAAGTCGCCCTTATCGCCTTCTGGTTTATCATTGTTGAAGTAATCGTCGCCGTCGCCGCGCCGTATATTGCGCCTTACGATCCCTACAAAGGTGATTTTCTGGCAACCTGGGAAACGCCAAATCGCTTGCACTGGCTCGGCACTGACGATTTGGGGCGCGACGTTCTTTCGCGTCTTCTCTACGGCGCACGAATATCAATCAGCATCGGCATTCTCAGTCAACTGGCAATCGCGGTTGTCGGCGTTCCGATAGGCGCATTATCGGGCTTAAAAGGCGGCTGGCTCGATTACGTCATAATGCGAGTCATTGATGTACTCTCATCACTTCCGGCCATTCTTTTTTACATTCTCTTAATGATCGCGCTCGGTGCAGGCTTCTGGAATTTGATTCTCGCAATGACCTTAACGGGTTGGATTGGAATTGCGCGTCTGGTGCGCGGTCAAGTTCTTTCACTTAAAAAAACTGATTTCATTCGGGCCTCCCGCGCAATGGGCGGTGGCACTCGATACATAATCAAAAAGCATATTCTGAGCAATGTGATGACTCCGGTTATCGTTTCAATCGCGATTGGTATTCCGGGTGCGATGTTTGCCGAAGCCGGACTAAGTTTTTTAGGTTTAGGAATTCCAGCGCCGCGAGCCTCCTGGGGACAAATGATTGGAATTTATCAAGCCTATATCCGCACAGCCTGGCATCTGACGGTTTTTCCTTCAATCGTTCTTGCGCTGACGATGCTGGCGTGGTTTTTGTTTGCCGACGGCATCCGCGATGCACTTGATACAAACAGCAATTTCTCAATCGTTGATTAA
- a CDS encoding HEAT repeat domain-containing protein translates to MKRIATRSLSPSGGRWVFAGEFSERWSVERPPISGQKTDLWMVKTDGTGLERLTTNGTSNNPEWEPNEGSIFFDDKGSIRTISVAVCDPSPKEGRPKAERCVGTIREAYVSDSGKEYVIYGEPKFASNQEATAVSARDGQSEWVEVTTWSGRQIARFARAGSHQWTADSRLLLGFASVIFDWQNLLPLDSSEVETHEKPSPKPDRRLLTGLLQRVRKTGVTKIVEYVPSPSGHKIAFVGAFQDMPQQPVADLWLINRDGSGLERLTYDRCSFEPEWSPSGREVAFAHYDSINVVDVGTKKVRSLPALKGTLKEDSPSGFGHERPHWSPNGKVIAAKASNISSLVSVVEATSGKEVLKTAASKGPIDFTWNKDGDIVIQGLGRVVFDWSRTLAYGSPSHGWGDAKLEDESAAPSDPLVRSMLRRGIAKGLKTIRGYIPTPSGERQVFVGEFEGMWRFGFGCGGSRTDLWLINKDGTGLRRLTNDGMSYDPAWSPSGNELTFADEGSIKVMNLRTGAARGLRGLRGGVSGTGEYNCSQYGKPKWSPNGKAIAAEGGNGGTAWIAAAEARSGKEFFNCGDCEDAAGDFAWNDASELLFADYQGPVKVIFDWTAITNRPRPASARRFLFKQNGKFGYFNGDGETAIKPQFSDAGQFSEALAPVAFDGKWGYINKTGELANIPRFEAALPFSGGRARVKLDGRWRLIDKRDIGPPTKPAIPALIAALKDRHDAVRIFAAKTLAKIGPGALGALAEALKDENESVRSAAARIIGEMGSKAEPAIPALVTALKGKDESASSNAAQALGQMGPPAIPSLIEALKDPHDHVRRNAARGLLSSYIKDEDARDDYARRNPGSALRRQDATAAVPALIQALKDIDAPVRQAAAGALQVIKPQTKEAADALIAALKDQDSGTRSSAANGIVSIILNSSRSSPFVQALISALIEAFKDQDPEVSKAAARALWAMGSVASEAVPALIEGLKSPDPSIRLSSAQVVQRIGPAAKAAVPALADLLRDQDSAVRSVAAFAMGAMGQEAKSAIPALIKVLKEDKSEMVRLSAADALGRFGPNARVAIPALIEALDSKNPTVPSFMAGKLADISKALRDAKATDSISLLKDAYNALLKSKDPAVSSFASSVKQAIDYLESIR, encoded by the coding sequence GTGAAGAGAATAGCGACGCGATCCTTGTCCCCGTCAGGCGGCAGATGGGTCTTCGCCGGGGAGTTCTCGGAGCGCTGGAGCGTCGAGCGGCCGCCGATCAGCGGTCAGAAGACGGACCTGTGGATGGTGAAGACCGATGGGACCGGGCTAGAGCGATTGACGACCAACGGGACCAGCAATAATCCAGAGTGGGAGCCAAACGAAGGCAGCATCTTCTTCGATGACAAAGGCAGCATTCGGACGATAAGTGTCGCGGTTTGCGACCCTTCGCCGAAGGAAGGCAGGCCAAAAGCCGAAAGATGTGTTGGAACCATCCGCGAAGCGTACGTTTCGGACTCGGGCAAGGAGTATGTGATATATGGGGAGCCGAAATTCGCTTCGAACCAAGAGGCGACCGCAGTCTCCGCTCGCGACGGACAATCTGAGTGGGTCGAAGTCACCACCTGGAGTGGCCGACAGATCGCTCGTTTCGCAAGAGCGGGCAGCCACCAATGGACCGCCGACAGCAGGCTTCTGCTCGGCTTTGCCAGCGTCATCTTTGATTGGCAAAACCTCTTACCTCTCGATTCCTCTGAGGTTGAAACTCACGAGAAGCCTTCTCCGAAGCCCGACCGCCGGCTTCTCACTGGACTACTCCAAAGAGTGAGAAAGACCGGCGTGACAAAGATCGTCGAGTACGTGCCCTCGCCGTCCGGTCATAAGATCGCATTCGTCGGGGCGTTTCAAGACATGCCGCAGCAGCCGGTCGCTGATCTCTGGCTCATCAACCGAGACGGGAGCGGCCTCGAGCGATTGACCTATGACCGGTGTAGCTTCGAGCCCGAATGGTCGCCATCCGGACGCGAAGTCGCGTTCGCCCATTACGATTCCATCAACGTCGTCGATGTCGGAACAAAGAAAGTGAGGAGCTTGCCTGCGCTCAAGGGTACGCTGAAGGAGGATTCGCCTTCGGGGTTCGGACACGAACGGCCTCACTGGTCTCCAAACGGCAAGGTCATCGCTGCAAAGGCGAGCAACATTTCAAGCTTGGTCTCGGTGGTGGAGGCAACCTCCGGCAAGGAAGTCCTCAAGACGGCGGCGTCAAAGGGACCGATTGATTTCACTTGGAATAAGGACGGCGACATAGTCATTCAGGGCTTAGGAAGAGTCGTCTTCGATTGGAGTAGAACGCTCGCATATGGATCGCCGTCTCACGGATGGGGAGATGCAAAACTGGAGGATGAAAGCGCCGCTCCTTCTGATCCGCTGGTCCGCAGTATGCTGAGGCGGGGGATCGCTAAGGGTCTCAAGACTATCAGAGGGTACATTCCTACTCCTTCTGGTGAGAGGCAGGTTTTTGTCGGGGAGTTCGAAGGCATGTGGCGCTTCGGCTTTGGGTGTGGGGGGTCGCGTACCGACTTATGGCTCATCAACAAGGATGGAACTGGTTTGCGGCGATTGACCAATGACGGCATGAGTTATGATCCGGCATGGTCGCCATCGGGCAACGAGCTCACGTTCGCCGATGAGGGTAGCATCAAGGTAATGAATCTTCGTACCGGCGCGGCCAGGGGATTGCGGGGTCTTCGCGGCGGGGTTTCAGGAACCGGGGAATACAATTGTTCCCAATACGGCAAACCTAAGTGGTCTCCGAACGGCAAGGCCATTGCGGCGGAAGGGGGAAATGGAGGTACTGCATGGATTGCAGCGGCGGAAGCCAGGTCAGGCAAGGAGTTCTTCAATTGCGGCGACTGCGAGGACGCCGCGGGGGACTTCGCCTGGAACGACGCCAGCGAATTGTTGTTTGCCGACTACCAAGGTCCCGTCAAAGTCATTTTCGACTGGACGGCCATCACGAATAGGCCGCGTCCCGCGTCAGCCCGTCGGTTTCTTTTCAAACAGAATGGAAAGTTCGGCTATTTTAACGGCGATGGGGAAACGGCGATTAAGCCTCAGTTCAGCGACGCCGGACAGTTCTCCGAAGCGCTGGCTCCGGTAGCCTTCGACGGCAAGTGGGGCTACATCAACAAGACTGGCGAGCTCGCGAACATACCACGGTTCGAGGCCGCTCTTCCTTTCTCCGGAGGCCGCGCGCGGGTGAAGCTTGATGGAAGATGGAGGCTTATCGACAAGCGAGACATTGGACCGCCCACCAAGCCCGCGATTCCCGCCCTCATCGCTGCACTGAAGGATCGCCACGACGCTGTCCGAATCTTTGCCGCCAAGACGCTTGCCAAGATTGGGCCCGGCGCGCTCGGTGCCTTGGCCGAGGCATTGAAGGATGAGAATGAAAGTGTCCGCAGCGCCGCTGCCCGGATTATTGGCGAGATGGGGTCAAAGGCCGAACCGGCGATCCCCGCTCTGGTTACGGCGTTGAAGGGTAAAGACGAGTCCGCGAGTTCCAATGCCGCGCAAGCTCTCGGCCAGATGGGACCGCCGGCCATTCCATCGCTCATCGAGGCTCTAAAGGACCCGCACGATCATGTCCGTCGAAATGCCGCTCGCGGCCTCTTAAGCTCATACATCAAAGACGAGGACGCACGGGACGACTATGCCCGTCGAAATCCGGGCAGCGCCCTTCGCAGGCAAGACGCAACTGCGGCGGTTCCGGCGCTGATTCAGGCGTTGAAAGACATCGACGCGCCCGTTCGCCAGGCAGCCGCCGGCGCTCTCCAAGTGATAAAACCACAAACTAAGGAGGCAGCCGACGCGCTCATCGCCGCTTTGAAGGACCAAGACAGCGGTACGCGTAGCAGCGCCGCCAATGGGATTGTGTCCATCATCCTCAACTCCTCGCGCAGCAGTCCGTTCGTGCAGGCCTTAATTTCCGCGTTAATCGAAGCATTCAAGGATCAGGACCCCGAGGTGAGTAAAGCCGCCGCCCGTGCTCTTTGGGCAATGGGTTCGGTCGCAAGCGAAGCAGTCCCGGCTTTGATCGAGGGCTTGAAGAGTCCAGACCCATCGATCCGGCTCAGCTCCGCTCAGGTTGTTCAGAGAATCGGCCCAGCCGCGAAAGCAGCCGTCCCTGCTCTCGCCGATTTATTAAGGGACCAGGACAGCGCTGTTCGCAGCGTTGCCGCCTTCGCCATGGGCGCGATGGGTCAAGAAGCGAAATCAGCTATTCCCGCCTTGATCAAGGTATTGAAAGAAGACAAGAGCGAAATGGTTCGCCTTAGTGCCGCCGATGCTCTTGGACGCTTCGGGCCGAATGCAAGAGTTGCTATCCCCGCTCTAATCGAGGCGTTGGATAGTAAGAATCCAACCGTGCCCTCTTTCATGGCTGGCAAGCTCGCCGATATTTCCAAAGCTCTGCGTGACGCTAAGGCCACTGACTCTATCAGCCTGTTGAAGGATGCTTACAACGCTTTGCTGAAATCCAAAGACCCGGCTGTCTCAAGCTTTGCAAGCAGTGTGAAACAGGCGATTGATTACCTTGAATCAATTCGGTGA
- a CDS encoding ABC transporter ATP-binding protein, protein MPEPLLETIELTKSFNIRHNFFGAKKTTNIAVDRVNLSLAKGETLGLVGESGCGKSVLALTIMRLYEPNGGRILFAGKEITNLEEQALRPVRRQMQMVFQDPLASLDARLTVEQIISEPLEIHNIGTKTERAKEVARLLERVGLSALDRYRFPGEFSGGQQQRIGIARALALRPGLLICDEPVSALDVSVQAQILNLLRDLQDEFALSYLFISHNIAVTAFMSRHIAVMYLGRLVEIGDSRQITSAPQHPYTQALLAAIPEPNPSQRNKDLAVKGDIEEITERPTGCVFRHRCPIAQEICAHEEPQLLSIDGSHEVACHFAEKGIEPQITQRCTPMIHS, encoded by the coding sequence ATGCCTGAACCGCTTCTTGAAACAATCGAGCTGACCAAAAGTTTTAACATCCGTCACAACTTTTTCGGCGCAAAGAAGACAACAAATATCGCGGTTGACCGCGTGAATTTGTCACTTGCAAAAGGAGAAACTTTAGGTTTAGTCGGTGAATCGGGTTGCGGGAAATCAGTACTTGCTTTAACCATTATGCGGCTTTATGAGCCCAATGGCGGGCGAATTCTCTTTGCTGGGAAAGAGATTACGAACTTGGAAGAGCAAGCATTAAGACCTGTCAGAAGACAAATGCAGATGGTTTTCCAAGACCCGCTTGCCTCGCTCGATGCTCGTCTAACGGTTGAACAAATCATTAGTGAACCGCTTGAAATTCACAACATCGGCACAAAAACTGAAAGGGCAAAAGAAGTTGCGCGACTGCTTGAGCGCGTCGGTTTATCAGCCCTCGATAGGTATCGTTTTCCGGGTGAATTTTCCGGTGGTCAGCAACAACGCATCGGCATTGCGCGGGCGCTCGCGCTTCGACCAGGACTTTTGATTTGTGATGAACCCGTTTCGGCTTTGGACGTTTCCGTTCAAGCGCAAATATTGAATCTTTTGCGCGATTTGCAGGACGAATTTGCTCTTTCGTATCTTTTTATCTCGCACAATATTGCAGTCACCGCATTCATGAGCCGACACATCGCGGTGATGTATTTGGGGCGTTTAGTTGAAATAGGTGATAGCCGGCAGATTACCTCCGCACCGCAACACCCTTACACCCAGGCATTGCTCGCCGCAATTCCAGAACCTAACCCATCGCAGCGTAATAAAGATTTGGCAGTCAAAGGCGATATAGAAGAAATTACAGAGCGCCCGACAGGTTGCGTGTTTCGTCATCGTTGCCCGATTGCACAGGAGATTTGCGCACACGAAGAACCGCAACTACTTTCGATTGACGGAAGCCATGAAGTTGCTTGTCATTTTGCTGAAAAGGGAATTGAACCACAGATAACACAGAGATGCACACCGATGATACATTCCTGA